Sequence from the Glycine soja cultivar W05 unplaced genomic scaffold, ASM419377v2 Super-Scaffold_78, whole genome shotgun sequence genome:
CTGATATTCTATCTTAGCCTTCTGACAGACTAGGCATGCATACACAAACTCACtaacctctctcttcatgttgggccaccaaaacatcGTCTTTAAATCAtgatacatcttggtagcaccaGGATGGATGCTCAAATTACTCCTATGTCCTTCCTCTAAGATCATCTTCCTAAGTTCAGGCACATTCGGAACACAAATCCTAACTCGAAGTTTCAAAACTACATCTGATCCAACATTGAAACTATTGTCCCTTCCTGACTCTATAGCCTCTAACTGAGTCCTTAGAAAAGGATCAATCTTCTAACCTTCCATGATATCTCTTAGTAACTCACTAGTGATCCTCAAAGTTCCTAATCTTACACTATTAGGAGTAACCTCACATGCAAGACTAAGGTCTCTAAACTGTTCCAGGAGATCCATCTCTCTAACCATCAAGGAAGACATATGTAGAGATTTCCTACTCAAGGCATCAGCCACTACATTGGCTTTACCGGGatggtagctaagctcaaaatcataatccttaagaaactctaaccatctcctttgTCTCATGTTCAGCTCCTTCTAACTAAACAAGTATTTAAGGCTCTTatgatcactaaacacctcGAACTTAGAGCCAAATAGATAATGTCTCCAAATCTTAAGGGCAAAAACTACAGTAGCCAACTCTAGATCAGGGGTGGGATAAttcctctcatgagtcttaagttgtctagaagcataggccaccacttggccattttgcatcaacactccgcctaaacccatctttgatgcatcacaatacacctcaAAGGGTTATCTCGGGTTAGGCAAAACTAGCACTGGAGCGGTCGTCAATCTTTCCTTAAGGATCTGGAAACTATGCTCACATTGGGtatcccacacaaaagcttgacccttACGAGTCAGTTTAGTTAAAGGTAGAGCCAACTTGGAAAAACCTTCTATGAATCTCCGGTAATATCCTGCTAAGCccaaaaaactcttaatctcaaAAACAAACTTAGGACTCTCCCACTTAAGAACAACTTCTATCTTAGAGGGATCCACAACTATACCCCCTTGAGATATCACATTCCCTAGGAAACCAACTTTCTCTAACCAGaactcacacttggacaacttagcatagAGTTGTCGGTCCTTAAgggtatgcaacacaatcctcagaGGTTCTTCATGTTCCTCTCTAGTCTTGGAGTATACTAAAATATAATCTATGAATACTACCACAAAACTATCAAGGTAAGGGTGAAAAACTCTATTCATGTAGTCCATAAACACTCCTGGAGCATTTAGTCACACCAAAGGGCATGACTAGATACTCATAGTGACCGTAACGGGTCCTAAAAGTAGTCTTTGGTATATCCTCAGACTTcactcggatttgatgataaCCCGACCTAAGGTCTATCTTACTAAACACACAAGCTCCTACCAGCTGGTCCATAAGGTCATCTATTCTAGGCAAAGGTTACTTATTCTTAATCGTTACCTTATTCAACTGGTGGTAATCCACACACAACCTCATggttccatctttcttcttcactagcaACACTGGGGCTCCCCACGGAGATACACTAGGCCTAATAAACTgcttatccaacaactcctctaaCTATTTCTTAAGCTCAGCTAACTCTATAGGAGACATCCTATAAGTAgctatggatatgggtccagCACCAGGTACTAAGTCTATGgaaaactctatctctctctcaggtggcagaCCGGATATATCCTCAGGAAACACTTTCGGAAATTCTCTAACAACAGGGATGTCACACGTAGAAACCTTTGTCTCTACTTCTAGGCTAGACAAGATCATGTACACTTGAGCATCTTCCTTTAAAGATGTCAcaacttggttggcagagatAAACATCATATCCTCACTCACTCTAGAATCATCAAACACCACGCTTTTatcaaaacagttcaacaagacATGGTCGAaagataaccagtccataccaagaataacatcaatctgactcaaaggcaaacaaataaaatcaattaagaATGTTCTACCAGAAATCTCCACAGaacaattcaaacacacataAGAAGTTAACATAGAACCACGAGTATGGGTCTCTACTACTAgatctttatttaaagaagacaTAGAAAGCTTAAGTTTTTCTACACACAAACAAGATATAAAGGAATGGGTGGCACCAGAATCAAACAACACAAGCAAAGGAATCCCATTTATGAAACATCTACCTTGGATTAGATCTTTGGATTTCGAAGCTTCAGCACCATTAAGGGTAAAGACTCTTCCCGTGGTCTTTGGATG
This genomic interval carries:
- the LOC114404074 gene encoding uncharacterized protein LOC114404074, whose product is MNRVFHPYLDSFVVVFIDYILVYSKTREEHEEPLRIVLHTLKDRQLYAKLSKCEFWLEKVGFLGNVISQGGIVVDPSKIEVVLKWESPKFVFEIKSFLGLAGYYRRFIEGFSKLALPLTKLTRKGQAFVWDTQCEHSFQILKERLTTAPVLVLPNPR